The Cryptomeria japonica chromosome 2, Sugi_1.0, whole genome shotgun sequence region CGCACAACCACTGCACCCTTTATATGTCTTAATAAGTTGTCAAATATCTATAGATAATAAATCACTTAAGTGATTTCTCTATCGGTGAGACTCCAACTATCGTTGGATGGATTTTCATGTTCTAGTGACCCACCAATGATAAAGTTTGATCATATAGCCCAAGCATGAAGAATGTTATCAATGAAGCTACATATGAGCCCCAACAAACCAATGATGCAAAAATATGAGCATGTGTATGGGAACAAGCCAATCATTGGAACTTATGTATATCGTTGGGTACCCTTTTCAATCTGctaccctcatgaagggttgggcTCTTCTAGTAGGAAGAGGTAGGGGGGACTTATGGTTGTGGTTGGACTAAAAAGCCCTTGATGATGTTCTTCCTCTCCCACGTTCTATTGAGTTATGTATCAATTTCAACAGGAATCTCATTACTCTGTAATATCTTAATCCTTCTATTTCTTTTCATTAGAaattgaataatatttaattatagttAAATTCCCTTCTGCTAATATGCTTAGTTAGCTAGTAGTTAAGTTAGTTAGtaactatttcattttcaactaaacTTGAATAATTTTTACAAATCTTTTCTATAGAAATGTTATACGTTGTTGATTAATATGGTTAAGGTATTTTGGGTTTTTACAAATTTGATCTTCCAAAAGCTCTACTTGGTGAGGTCATTCTATACTATAGGTTAATGGTAGATCTTGGTGTCAGCTAATGGACTATGAAGGGATCCCCTTTTGCTACTGACATTATTTTTCTACTAGGCATTTGGCCTCTGAGTCCTCTCGTACTTCTCTCAAAGAGTCTTTCTCaacttggtggaagaatgctatTTGTGACCACCTTACTATTTTTCTTGATGCTTCTTCTAAGAACGATATTGTTTCAGAGGATTTAAAACCACCCATTCATGTTTCTTCTCGTCCTTGTTCAACTAATATGCCTGAGGTTTTGGGACCATCTCtttctttgattatttttgtttctctCCATTTCGCTACAAATTTACTTGCTAATGTTGTTTGCTATTCCAAATCGGCTtctaataataaaataatagatgTTGTGGTTTTGGTGTCTTCTATGGTTTCTTCGACTGATGTTTATGAGACTAATTCTACGTTAGAATTTTTTTTTCAGGTTCATAGTGGTGTCAAAGATTGTTGCTTCTAGTGGTAATATCATTGTCCCTATCAATGATCTTTCTAACTGTCTTCACCTTCTCTAGTTATGATGGTAGATTCACAAACCTAAAGCTCCGATTCATAATATGATGTAATTTGTTCAGCTCTAATTCTATTGTTACTTAGTTGGTTgtcctatttttctatttttgtgaCTGATTTTGCTCAAGTTCTAAGTTTTCTTATTTCTAAATTACAAGATGGGAGGATAGATTGTGTTATTTCTCCACACATCCTTTCTATTGTGAAAATTTTAGCAACGTGGAGTTTATAGGGAGCATAGGAAAGAGACATGGAGGAGGTGATGAGAGAAGATGGTTTGATTCCTTTCTTGAAGGATCAGATCTCTCGAAGGGTCGCAGAATTTATCTTTACGCCTATCAAATGTTGTGCATTGTGGATGTCCACAACCTCTTCTAGCATTGCCATATTTAGGGCTGAGGTCATTGGAAAGTTTGCGCATACGCCCGTCAATTACATTTGCTTGTAGATTTCCAAAACCTTTAACTAAGAACTCTTGCTTTCCCTTTGTTCATTCTGTTATATGAAATCGCATTTCTTAAGGCATCCTGCCAAACATTTCCCATGCCTCATCTACGCCTTCACACCTCACTATTTAATCTGCAACTTAGTCTATCTTGTCGACGCACTCAATTTAAATTGcaacaataaaaatagaataaaaaggcATGAGGTGTTTTCCATCAAGTTTGTTTTTCTCCAAAGGTATAAGGTGTTTTCCATAAAGTTTGTTTTTCTTCAACTTCTTTCCAACTGAGAAAATCCTTAGAAATCACAATGTACCCTAAAGGCCAACTTTGTCCACCATTTTAACATAATCCTTTTTCCTTAAATTTGGTCAAATACTGATGAGAGCCCATATTTATTCTCTATAATTTATTCATACAACTTATCTAGTTTTATCACTCTGATGCCTCTCCTTTTATCTCCTATGAAGGGAATATTTATTATATGTTTGTGTCATTCTGAGTCCTTTTCATTTGTATATTTCCATACATCTTATTTCGTTTCAAGTGAACATTTGGTTCATATGGTTTTCTCTTCTGTTTTTTTTAATTAGAAATTTATTTGTGCATGGATACCTTACATAGCAATATAACTTGGATCCATCATCAGTGTATTAGTGCATTTTATTGCATTCATCTATTCTCCCTAACCTatacttaagggagggtgttagtaTGAATAAGGACATTGACAAACTAGATATGTTTTTGTCGTTTCTAGTTAAATTCTTATTCACATTAGTTAAGTCTTAATGTAgcaaatttttaaattattttctcaCCTTTTGAGATACTTAACTCATGCATATACACCTTAGTCATACTTCTCTTGTATGCACATGACATATCAAGGACACATGTCTTCTACAAACGCAAGTTGGTTAGAGTCCACAACTACCCCCACTCTTCACCCTTGTCTACATCAACATGTGCTTCTCGTACATTTGTAAGCTATTGTGAGGTTGTACATATTGTATGGATGATATTATTATAATTATCTTATCGTAAGTCTCTAATAAAAAGTATGTTTGTCATTTTGTGGGATCCAATAAACTATGAGCATCAAATAACTAACAccaacaaacataacatctaaaAACCTATCATTTCCATTAATACTAGATGGAATATGACAAATTAATCATAATTTACatataataaaatcatttaaaatatCTAAATTATTGTTTAATAGAAAAGAAAACAAAATCACTATTTTTGAAAACATCAGATATAAAAATATTCCCATTATTTATTTGTTACTTATCAATGTATCCTTCTTTATCCCCTATATCATATCTTTTTCAATCCCATAAATCAACTTCCCTATTACACCAATTTTAATCTTACACGGATGTAAATATGTAAAACGTGTGGAGAAGATAAAGAAATGAAGAGCACTTGTCAAACAAAACAACCTATTCTTGACAATATTTAAGATAGCATGCGTAATCATTCGGAGATGATTTGCCATCTATAGATTATTATTGTAGACAGTCGGTACATTATTTGTTTGTATACTCACCAAACAAGAGGGAAATAGGTATACGAACATAGATTTTTGTGTCGATATAAACACTCTTCTTCATAGTCAACCAATGAAAATACAAATGTCAGTAACACAAAAACAACTTTAGCGTCTTCCTCTAAATTATCTGACAAAAGTTCACATATAATGGAGTTTGGTATCATGCTCTATTTCATTGCCTTGTAAATCCTTCAACCGACCTATGGATTGCCCTATAGTTTGGCATCCCTTTACAAATTTGACTTAAAGAGTTAGAATCACATCATAAACAAATAAATACTCTTTTCTGGACCAAAGTGGGCTTAATGTTAAACTCTGTTTCAGACAGATCTTTAAACCCTTCAATTTGGTCTGGTGTGCTCTCCATTCCGAAGAATGAAGGGCATCAAGCAGAAGATATGGAGTTTTATATTTCTAATTTTTAAGAAGGACAAATGCTATGTGTCTCTTGGTTCAGAACCTGATCCAAAAATGTTCCCACAGTGTATAAGACCACATTCAGTGAATGGGAATAGTGATAATAGTCTTGTTGTTCCAGAAGGGTGCTTTTCTGTGTATGTGGGGAAAGATAAGAGAAAGTTTTTTCTTCCCATTGCTTATTTGAGCCATCCAGTTATACGAGCTCTTCTTAGAAGAAGTGCTGAGGAGTATGGAGTTAGTCAAGCTGGGGTTCTCAGAATCCCTTGTGATGTGAAGAGTTTCCAACATGTGTTATGGCTGGTTCACAGCGATCCCAGCGGGAAGGACAAAAACACAGAGGAAATTGCTAAGCATTATTATCTGGTATGTGGCACACAACTCATTTGAAGATGTAGATAGGTCATCATGAGCAGGACTTCATTTTAATGGGAAGAGCTTCAAGAAGTTCAATCAGTCAGGATGAACATATATCTTAGTGAAAGCATTATATAGTAAATATAAGTGACAGTAAATGACAAGATTACAATAGTTGAGTTCTATTTGTTGATTTTGTGGTTGATGAAATATGTTCTGTTATATACTGTGTTTTCATGACCTATAGAGGCCTTCATATTAAGTTTTACCGTTTCAAACATATTATGGAACTCTTTATTGTTCTGTTCTTCAAGTTTGAAAACAATGTGTACGCATCTTTCAAAACTGTTTCTATATAGCAAAGTTTAGTATATTACATAGTGGAGAGGATCTAATAGTTGAGCATTCTAACTTCAAACTCCTTAAAATCTTAAATGGAAATTAcaaatcaatctcaattgtttaaaGCAACTTATTTGGCAAATcacttgcttataactaaggtttcaggaccACATTATCGAATATGATGCCACATTGGCATGATTTTGGTTGAGGCATTGCAAACACCCAACAAAGGGTTAGATTATTGGTATGTTGATTTGGCATCACATGATTTTTTGCATTTTATATCAAAGGaacacatttcattcaattatagattctcatcatcaacactaacaactttaaagtcacaactattggtataatattattaaaattactgtgtattaaatgaataaatactataaCAACTATTAGAATATGCTCAACTATTAGGTCCTCTCTACTATAGGAAGATTCAAACTAAAATTTTATTTTGTTAGAAAAAAAATCTTAGAGATTACAACTCTGATACCATTTTATTGATTAAGAATAGAATAAACAAATTCTTAAAACATGGAGAATATATTTCTATTTATATCAAAACTATATTTTACAACTTTTTTTTCAGTTAAATACAAAATGTATACAAATAGTCCTAGAGTTATTGTTAAGTTTGTTCACTTTGAAGCATTGTATTTGCTCTTTCTCGAGCTATTGTGAATGCTCTCTAGAAATATTATTGTAGTTTTTTTACACTATTGTGTGTACTTACTAGAATTGTTGCTATGTACTTGTTTGTAGCTACTATTCCTAGGTTTCAACAAAAAATCtctgcaactaatttttttttctattcttccttttttaaatatttcttttcttttgatttctacatatcaacaatagatTTCTCCCTCAAGATATTATATTGTTCAAAAAACTCAAATCTCCACATGAGAGTTTTAACCTTCAAAAATAAATAGTGTTTGTTCCTTGCAAGGGGAAGGAATGTTTCTAGATCCAACACATCTTAGTCAATGATATAGGACATGTC contains the following coding sequences:
- the LOC131037100 gene encoding auxin-responsive protein SAUR40, coding for MKGIKQKIWSFIFLIFKKDKCYVSLGSEPDPKMFPQCIRPHSVNGNSDNSLVVPEGCFSVYVGKDKRKFFLPIAYLSHPVIRALLRRSAEEYGVSQAGVLRIPCDVKSFQHVLWLVHSDPSGKDKNTEEIAKHYYLVCGTQLI